One Elephas maximus indicus isolate mEleMax1 chromosome 16, mEleMax1 primary haplotype, whole genome shotgun sequence DNA window includes the following coding sequences:
- the NKX1-2 gene encoding NK1 transcription factor-related protein 2 yields MLAWQDGGAKAASSSHKISFSVLDILDPQKFTRAALPAVRPAPREANKSLAEAEAGNDASPGDPAQHRESPDAVGRGAGAVSPLEGSEAEEEDSEDAGRRRRRERAARSPEARAAALAAGARSAGVGCGGGPAGSPASPGSPRPRRRRAEPSLAKPRRARTAFTYEQLVALENKFRATRYLSVCERLNLALSLSLTETQVKIWFQNRRTKWKKQNPGADGAAQAGGGAAQPGAPGPAAGAGGARGSPGPPGPGALPFQTFPSYAAANVLFPAASSFPLTAAGGPFAPFLGPSYLTPFYAPHL; encoded by the exons ATGCTGGCATGGCAGGACGGCGGGGCCAAGGCGGCCTCCTCTTCCCACAAGATCTCCTTCTCCGTCCTGGACATCCTGGACCCGCAGAAATTCACCCGTGCTGCCCTGCCGGCTGTGCGCCCTGCGCCCCGGGAAGCCAACAAAAGTTTGGCGGAGGCTGAAGCGGGAAACGACGCCAGCCCCGGGGACCCGGCCCAGCACCGGGAGAGCCCTG ATGCTGTGGGCCGAGGCGCGGGCGCGGTGTCCCCGCTGGAGGGCTCGGAGGCGGAGGAGGAGGACTCGGAGGACGCCGGGCGGCGCCGGCGGCGGGAGCGGGCGGCGCGCTCCCCTGAGGCCCGGGCGGCGGCGTTGGCTGCCGGGGCGCGCAGCGCGGGCGTTGGCTGCGGGGGCGGCCCTGCGGGCTCCCCGGCCTCGCCTGGCTCCCCGCGGCCCCGACGCCGGCGCGCCGAGCCCAGCCTAGCCAAGCCTCGGCGCGCGCGCACCGCCTTCACCTACGAGCAGCTGGTGGCCTTGGAGAACAAGTTCCGGGCCACGCGCTACCTGTCGGTGTGCGAGCGTCTGAACCTGGCGCTGTCGCTCAGCCTCACGGAGACGCAGGTCAAAATCTGGTTCCAGAACCGCAGGACCAAGTGGAAGAAGCAGAACCCTGGCGCCGACGGCGCGGCGCAGGCAGGGGGTGGTGCGGCCCAGCCCGGGGCACCAGGACCGGCGGCGGGGGCTGGCGGCGCGCGGGGCAGCCCCGGCCCGCCCGGCCCCGGCGCGCTGCCCTTCCAGACTTTTCCCTCCTACGCTGCGGCCAACGTCCTCTTCCCGGCTGCCTCCTCCTTCCCGCTGACGGCCGCCGGGGGCCCCTTCGCTCCCTTCCTCGGGCCCTCCTACCTGACCCCCTTCTACGCCCCCCACCTATGA